Below is a window of Flavobacterium sp. N2820 DNA.
ACGCAAAAATACAAATGCTACTTAGTGAAATTGAACATCTAACCGATGAGTTGAAAAAATTTAAACAATTAAACGGAAAAGTCTAATGAGAACAGGAAAAGACATTAAAGACATATTTATTCACTGCTCTGCTGGATATGGTTCTATTGAATCGATTCAAAAGTTTTGGAAGTCTTTAGGATGGAATTCTCCTGGTTATCATTTGATTATTGACTTAGACGGGAAAGTACACCAATTACAACCATTTACTAAGTATTCTAACGGCGTAAAAGGTTTCAATACAAACGCAATCAATATTTCATATATAGGAGGTGTTGAAAAAACAAACGTAACCAAGGCATTAGATTCAAGAACGCCAAAACAAAAAGAAGCTCTTTTAAACGCTATTAAAACAGCGATTAAATGGGTTGAGATTAACGGAGGTTCTAAATCACAATTAAGAATTAGAGGACACCGAGATGTGTCTCCAGACAAAAACGGTAACGGCATTATTGAAAGTTGGGAAAGAATTAAAGAGTGCCCTTCTTTTGATGTCATACCAGAGTATAAACATTTACTGAAGTAAAATGAAAAACATAATTAGCAAAGGTTGTTTGTTTTTTGTTCTCACCATTTTGCTGATTTCCTGCGGAAGCACTAAATCAGCTGTGGTGCAGAATAACACAGCAACAGAGAAAACCATCACCGAAACCGTTCACGATACAATTTTCAAAATAGAAGCCGATAGCTCGACTTATCAGGCATTACTAGATTGTCAAAACGGAAAGGTCGTGGTAAAAGAAGTTATCAACGCCGAACCAGGGCGCACTTTAAAAAGCCCAAAGGTTCGGATTGATAACAACAAATTACGAGTCGATTGTGAGGCAAGAGCACAGGAGCTATTTGCACAATGGAAGTCAACACACGAGACCGAAAAGATATTTGTGAGTAAAGAAATTCCAGTAATTACAAATAAGCTCACTTGGTGGCAACAAACAAAAATTCGCCTTTTTTGGATTTTACTGATATACGTTTCGGTTAGTCTGATTTGGAAAGGTATAAAACCAAAATTTTTATAGTATGAAAACAGAGATTTTTAAAAGTAATCCAAACTTAAAAGAGGTTCACATGACCTCTGATGGACAGTGTTTTTATAATGATAACGATGCAAAAATGCACGCCAAAACATTAGAAGACAAAACGGTTGAATTAGTAATGAATCCTACGTTCTTAGTCGACATTGAAGTTGTTGA
It encodes the following:
- a CDS encoding N-acetylmuramoyl-L-alanine amidase, producing MRTGKDIKDIFIHCSAGYGSIESIQKFWKSLGWNSPGYHLIIDLDGKVHQLQPFTKYSNGVKGFNTNAINISYIGGVEKTNVTKALDSRTPKQKEALLNAIKTAIKWVEINGGSKSQLRIRGHRDVSPDKNGNGIIESWERIKECPSFDVIPEYKHLLK